From a region of the Rhipicephalus microplus isolate Deutch F79 chromosome X, USDA_Rmic, whole genome shotgun sequence genome:
- the LOC119187622 gene encoding pancreatic lipase-related protein 2: MLLKLCLVALLVTSHAATREENLYREKLKSHARDQTEGCCSDLNMISAEELKWGKRMLRNIHLANEAVKKLPKGALYSDDSVCYGEVGCFDRLGGKFSHFASSPKSPEVIGTTFLLYSRLNKDEPVVLDYADNATLNGTHFKETKELVFVIHGFGASASKKWVLNMKEAFLNLKDVNLVLVDWSKGCKAPDYISAAANSALVGRQVSLLIQKLTRAYPHTVTASKTYLVGFSLGAQVAGFCGRHFFNATGTKIGRITALDAAGPLFETYDFQVCKDDAEYVDAIHTTAGSNVLAGLLGIESPFGHVNFYPNGGKSQPGCWFFDLFCHHRRSVQYFIESMHEKRHCLFKSRPCESIDSFLDSKCNSTGPHGEMGYFSHDAEGRGAQFLWTNENDPFCKA, from the exons ATGCTTCTCAAGCTCTGTCTCG TTGCTCTGCTGGTTACTTCACATGCCGCAACTCGAGAGGAAAACCTTTACCGCGAGAAACTGAAGTCACATGCCAGAGACCAAACAGAAGGCTGCTGCTCGGACCTGAACATGATCTCCGCTGAAGAACTCAAGTGGGGAAAAAGGATGCTTCGAAACATTCACCTCGCCAACGAAGCAGTCAAG AAACTTCCCAAGGGTGCCCTCTACAGCGATGACTCAGTGTGCTACGGCGAGGTCGGTTGCTTCGATCGCCTTGGCGGAAAGTTTTCACACTTCGCCTCCAGCCCTAAGTCACCAGAAGTCATCGGCACCACATTTTTGCTCTACTCACGACTTAACAAGGATGAGCCGGTGGTACTAGACTACGCTGACAACGCCACGCTCAACGGGACCCACTTCAAGGAAACCAAGGAACTGGTGTTTGTTATCCACGGCTTCGGTGCCTCAGCGTCGAAGAAGTGGGTGCTCAACATGAAAGAGGCCTTTTTGAACTTG AAGGATGTGAACCTTGTATTGGTCGACTGGAGCAAGGGCTGTAAGGCACCAGACTACATTTCGGCGGCTGCAAACTCTGCTTTGGTTGGCCGCCAGGTGTCCTTGCTGATTCAAAAACTTACACGCGCGTATCCACACACAGTGACAGCCTCAAAAACCTACCTTGTTGGCTTCAGTCTCGGAGCACAAGTTGCCGGATTCTGCGGGCGCCACTTCTTCAATGCAACTGGAACCAAAATTGGGCGTATCACTG CGCTGGACGCAGCCGGTCCACTTTTCGAGACCTATGACTTCCAAGTATGCAAAGATGATGCAGAATATGTAGACGCTATCCACACAACTGCCGGAAGTAACGTTCTTGCAGGACTACTGGGCATCGAGAGTCCCTTCGGCCATGTTAACTTTTATCCAAACGGAGGAAAATCGCAACCTGGTTGCTGGTTTTTTG ACCTGTTCTGTCACCACCGCCGCTCAGTACAGTACTTCATCGAGTCTATGCACGAGAAGCGACACTGCCTATTCAAGTCGAGACCTTGTGAAAGCATTGACAGTTTTCTGGATTCCAAGTGCAATTCTACAGGGCCTCACGGCGAGATGGGTTATTTCAGCCATGACGCTGAAGGCCGAGGAGCCCAGTTCCTGTGGACCAACGAAAACGACCCCTTCTGCAAGGCCTGA